The Planctomicrobium piriforme genome includes the window TGCCGGCTGCGTTTCGATCGCGGTCCCGGCTACTATCTGGGCGCGGTCTATGTGAACTACGGCATCACATCGCTTCTCGTCACGGCCGCGTTCGTGGCAGGCAGATTCTGGCTGCGGATTCCCAGCTCACAACTGCTCGGGCCGTTACTGGCGTTCTGCCTGCTGTTTCCACTGCTGATTTTTCGCCATGCCCGAGCGATCTGGCTCTCGATGGACTGCCGCCTGGATCCTGCTGTTCTGAATGAAACTGAAGACTCTCCACTGGAATCCTAGTGAAACCGGACGCTAACGCGTGCCGGCTGATCGGCGCCAATCAGCCGCTGGGCGTTAGCCCACGGTTCTACGCAGATCTCCTCGAAGACAAGAACTGACCCAAAGCCTCGGACGCAACACGAGATCAAAGCCCTCTATGCCGATTGTTTTCATTCAGACTTCCGAACTGTCGGCCTGTGCGTTGGGTTGCTACGGCGAGCAACGGACTGCCACCCCGAGCTTTGATGCACTGGCAGCACAGTCGCTGGTCTGCAATCACTTTTATGCGACGGCATGGGAGATAGGTCAGTCGAGCGCGGATCAGGTGATTGTCATCAACCTGGGGATCCCCGAACTCGATCGCGAATCACTTCAAACCGCGGCGGAAAGCTGGCTCGGCGAAGTGGCAGATCAATGTCCGGGATTGGAAGGTTCGCCCCCTCACCCCCAGCCCCTCTCCCCCGAGTACAGGGGCGAGGGGAGCAGCGAGGAACAGCAGTTCGTAGAGCAATTGCCTGTCGAATTTCGGCACCTGATTGTCGCGGCCGCCCGGGCCATTGCCTTGGATGACGCACTGGCATCGACTCTCGATGAGATAGAACTCGATCCTGACTCTGATGTGGTGATCGTTGCCGGAGTTTCCGGCGATGCCGGTCGCGTACCCGACGAGCGCCCCGACTGGCTGGCTGCGGTTTCAGAACCGGTAGTCCATCTGCCGTTGCTGATTCACATTGTCGGGCAGGAGCAGCATGTGCGGATTGATGAACTCGTGGGAGTGGACGACCTGCAGCGTCTGATCGAGATGCTGAAGAATGAGGGTCCGGCTGCCGTCGAGGCGTGGCGAGACAGCCTCGTTCACAACGAACTACGTCTCGATTCTCCGCTGAGTAAAGCCGTGCGAACACAAAAGTGGCTGCTGGTCGAAAAGAAAAACGATCCCGACGAAGCATCCGCGATGCGTGAAGTTCGACTCTTCCGCAAACCCGAAGACGTTTGGGAAATGCTCGACGTCGCCTCGCAGTTTCCGGAACTGATCGACCATTATCTGGAGACAGGCGAACTGCCTGCGGATGTGCCCTTCGTTCAACACGCGTCAACCGAGGAGCCGTGACCATGACTGTCATCGACGCCCATCAGCACTTCTGGCAGTTGAACCTGCCCTTCGAATATGAATGGCTGAAATCGCCCGAGCACGCACCGATCTGCCGTGATTATCTGCCGGATGATCTCAAGCCGCACCTGGACCGTTGCGGAGTGAAGAAAAGCATCTTCGTGCAGACGCAACACGATCTGGCGGAAAACCGTTGGGCTCTCTCGCTGGCAGATCACTACGACTTCCTGGCGGGGGTCGTCGGCTGGGTCGATCTGGCCAGCCCACAGTGTGAAGAGCAATTGCTTGAATTCAAAAATCACCCGAAGTTCGTCGGCATCCGGCATATCACTCAGGCAGAACCGAACCCCGACTTCATCATCCAGCCTGACGTGATGCGCGGGATGAAAGTGCTGGAGAAGCATGCGGTCCCGTTTGACATGCTGTTTTTTGTGCAGCATCTGCGGCATGCGGAAACCGTGGCTCGACAGGTTCCCAACCTGCCGCTGGTGATCGACCATCTCGCCAAGCCGCACATCAAGGCGCAGCAGATCGACGACTGGCTGCCGCATTTGAAGACCGCCGCGAAATGTGAAAACGTGTGCTGCAAGCTTTCCGGCATGGTGACCGAAGCGGACTGGAAAACCTGGAAACCGGCCGACCTGCAGCCATATGTGGATCACGCACTGGAACTCTTCGGCCCGGAGCGCTGCATGTACGGGTCCGACTGGCCGGTCTGCGAACTGGCCGGCAGCTACGAACAGGTGTATCAGGCGACGAGAACCTGCCTGTCCAAGCTTTCAGAAACAGAACAGGCCCAGGTCTTCGGCGGAACGGCGCAGAAATTCTACGAGCTGAAGTAATCTGTCGTCGCACTCCCCTCGCCCCGGTACTCCGGGGAGAGGGGCCGGGGGTGAGGGGTTCCTGCTTCGTCACGCCCCCTTCACTCCGCTTCCGCAATTCCTTCCACCCGGATGACGACTTCCGGAACATCGCTACGATCGGTTGTCAGGACGAGGTCGCCTGAGAACGTGCCGGGCGTCTCTGGAGACACGGTGAGTTCCACCCAATGTTGAGCATGCGGCTCGGGATCGATGGCCGATTCAACGAAAGGCGGAGCCTGTTTTAAGCTGAGCTGGAATGGGGACTGATTCGCGCTGGAGAGTAAAATCCGCCGCGATCGGGTACCTCCTGCCGGCATCTTTCCGAAATGAACTTTGGTCGGAAACACGATGGGCTGAGGCCGGTGCAGGGTCAGTAGCACATCAGACCGGGCGGCTTCACGACCATCGGCCGCCTTGACCGCAACAGGCAATTTCAGCGGCGTATCAGACGGGGCGAATCCGGCTGGAATGTCGATCTTCAGCACCACTTCCCAGGCTTGCCGATAGAGCTGATCTTCAAGTTTCTCAGATGACCCCAGCGATTTCTGCGATTCGACTCTCGCGATCGACGGGAGTTCAGGAAACTCCAACTCGAACGACTCACCACCTGATCCGCGAAAAATGTGTTCAATCAGTAACGAACGCTCTTCAGAGACTTCTTTTCCGGACGCCAATTCGATCGTGACGACATGCGGCGTGACCCGCAGATCGAGCCAGGTCTGCAAACTGCAGCGGACTGTCACATTTCTGGGCTTAGTCTGATCGCTGACCGAGAACTCGGCGGTGAAGTCTTTTTCGATGGGAGCATCGACGGGCATGACCTTGAACTGCAAAACCCGCTTTTCGCCAGCAGGCACTGTGATCGCCGACCCTTTTTCCAGCGGCACGCCGTTGAACGTGATGCCGTAACAGGCACACCCTGTCGTTACCAGCGTGACCTGTTGATCTTTAGCCGTGCGATTGGTGATTTCGATCGGACAATCAACAAGTTGCGACCGGTCATCCGCAGCCTGGACTTCACTGACCAGCAGACTCTTCGCCTGTACGTCCGTCGTGAATTCCACCTGACCGCCCGAACGCAAGCAGCCGACGAAGATCAACAGCGGCCAGAACCAGCCAGTGCGAATGACGAATTGATGAGTCAAGGTGCAACGCATTGTTTGGAGTATTGAAAATCCCCAGGAGACTGAATCACGAAGAGAAGAAACCACGAAAGAGACGAAAACATTTCACCTGAAATCGAACGGCCTTGGCCGAAGGCATTTCTTTTTTCGTGTGTTTCGTGTCTTTCGTGGTTCAATCCCCTGATTTTTTGTGTCTCTCGACCTCCGTGGTAACAATCCCCCTAAGAGTGAGAGTTTCAACATTAGATTCCCCGCAGGAACATCGCAATTTCATCACCTGCGAACTCACAAGGTTGCGTGGAATCCGTCGAGTCAGCGGAACGGCGCTTTGGCAATTCGCCTCTGCATCCCGTAAAACTGGCGGTTTGGCTGTGAAGGCCGTCTCATCACAATCAGCAATTGCACGCCTCGCTCACCAACCTCGCCGACCATGACCGTCGAACCGACGCATCTCTCCAAACCAGAACAACTGCGGGCCTGGGACAACGCCCATGTCTGGCACCCGTTCACCGCTATGCAGGCGTATGAGCAGGAACAGGCGCCGATCATCACTTCGGCGGAAGGCTTTGAACTGATCGACTTCGAGGGGAATCGCTACCTCGACGGCATTTCGTCGCTGTGGTGCAACGTGCATGGGCACCGCGTCCCGGAGATCGATGCGGCAATCAAAGCGCAAGTCGATCGAGTGAGCCACTCGACGCTGCTGGGACTTTCGTCCGAGCCGTCGATCGAGCTGGCGCGGCGGCTTGTCGAACGCGCACCCGCTGGCCTCACGCGGGTTTTCTACTCCGACAGTGGCGCGACGGCCGTGGAAGCCGCATTGAAAATGGCTTTCCAGTATCACCGACAGAAGGGCAATAAGCCTGAGCAGCGGGATCTGTTCTGCACCGTGGGCAATGCCTATCACGGCGACACCATCGGCTCGGTCAGCGTCGGCAGTATGGAATTGTTTCATCGGGTGTACGGCCCGTTGCTGTTTCGAACGCTGTCGTGTCCTTCGCCCCAAACACTTCGCCGGCCTGTCGGATTCACTGCTGAGGGTTATCGTGAATTCTGCTTCGCCGAAGTCGAACGCATCGTCGCCGAGAACGCATCACGACTGGCGGCGTTCATTATCGAGCCGCTGGTGCAGGGAGCGGCGGGCATTCTCGTCCATCCGCCGGGGTATCTGCGGCATGTCCGCGAGGTCACGCGGCGACACGGAGTTCCACTGATCGCCGATGAAGTCGCGGTCGGCTTTGGCCGCACCGGAACGCTGTTCGCCTGTGAGCAGGAAGACGTGAGCCCCGACTTGATGTGCCTCGCGAAGGGCCTGACGGGAGGTTATCTGCCAGTCGCGGCAACCCTGGCGACCGATGAGATCTACTCGGCGTTTTTAGGAGATCCGTCGGAAGGCCGCACCTTTTTCCACGGGCACACGTTTACCGGCAATCCGCTCGGCTGCGCGGCGGGGCTGGCGTCGCTGGAGCTGTTTGAACGGAACAAGGTGCTGCAGAACGTCGCGTCGAATTCGCTCAAACTGCGAGAGCGGTTGTCAGTGCTCGACTCACATCCGCATGTCGCCCAGATCAGGCAGAAGGGGATCATGGTCGGCGTCGAACTGGTCCGCGACCGCGAAACGCTTACTTCGTTCCCGTCAGAGCGCAGGACAGGGCATCAAGTCACGCTGGCCGCTCGCCGTCGCGGCGTGATTGTGCGACCGCTGGGAGATGTGGCTGTCTTGATGCCTGCTCCAGCGATGCCTGGTGAATTGATCGACCGGCTCTGTGACGTGTTTCTGGAATCGATCGACGAAGCCACGCTCGAAAGCTGAAATTCACTGCGTCTGAATCGAAATCCGTCGCGGCTGCGCTCTCGGAATACGCGGCAGCAGCACTTCCAGCACGCCGTTGTTCAGCTTGGCGGAAATGCGTTCGTGGTCGACATCATCGCTGAGAATGAACGATCGCAGGAAATCGCCGTCGTGATATTCCTGATGGATCAACTCGGAGCCATCTGGTGCGGGAGTCGGAACGCGACCAAAGAGGGTCAAACGGTTGTCCTGCACTTGCAGTTCGAGGCCATCGGCCGTGACCCCTGGCAGATCGGCCCGCAACACCAATCCCTGATCGGTCTCGAAGATGTCGATGGGAGGCGTGCGAACCCACCGCTCCGGGGCCTGTTCAGGCGACCGCGGGTGTGGTTCTTCAGGGGGTGGGGGTGCGTTCGACATGAGTTTTCTCACGCGGGATTCGCCGAACTCTCGGCCGAGGCTGGGGCGTCGTTGAGTTTGATGTGCCGGGGGGCGGTCGCCGGGAGTTTGGGGAGAGTCACCCGCAGCAGTCCGTTGGTGAGTTCAGCACCGATGTGATGCTCGTCCACCCGTTCCGGCAGCGCCACAATTCGTTCCCAGGCCCCGCTGGCCCGCTCGCTGCGACGGAACCGATCCGCGGGGACATCCGCCTGCGGTGACCGGACGCCGCTGACTGTCAGTTTGCCGTCGGCGACGTGAATTTCCAGATCTTTCACGTCACAACCAGGCAGTTCAGCGGTGATCAGGTAAGCATCCGCCGTCGCGTAGACGTTTAGTGCCGGGAAGGGGCGTCCCAGCCGCAGGCCTTCGAACGCGAGGTCCATGCTCTTCATCCACCGATCCATCTCGCGTTCGAGATCGGGCAGTGAATGCAGCGGATTACCCCAGCGAAAGACGGCCATGACGATCCCTGAAGGATGGGTGCCGCGACTTGGCGGCGGGCTGATGGACCTGTTTTGGAACTGCCCGGAATGACGGCAGAATGATTCCAGTTCAAGCGAAGCAATTTCCGCGCCCGGCAATGCTCCTGACGCCGTCATTTCTACTGCAACACTCTACACCAAAAAGCTTTACAAGCGTTTAATCCCGCTCATGCCGCCGCCGTAAGAGGACGGTCAACTGTCGTTCTGGCAGACATGCCCCTGGCCGTCGAAACGGCCCTGATTCCTGCTGAACTGCCGAAAAAGGATCAATTCCTTTTGACGGATCAAATGCGTGACATAGGTTTCAGGGTCAATCGACGTTTTCCGTCTCATGTCCCGCAAGGCGCTCCGATGGGTGCAGTCCGAAGATTTCTGCAATCGGAAGATGGCCCAACCGCTGTCGAGTACGCCGTCATGATGGCACTGCTCCTCATGACCTGCATTGTCACGATCAAATCGGTCGGCGACGCCACCAGCGGGATCTGGGCGAACAACAATACCAAGCTAAGCGAAGCGGGCTTTTAGAGAGGCGAGCGGGGCGACGTAAGTCCCCTGTTTCTTCCCGTTTGAATCGCCATCTCTATTCGAGAATGTCACTGTCATTCAACTCGACGATTTCGTCGTCGGGAATGATCTGCTGACCGCCGGTGCGTCCGGAAGAAAAGCCGCCGTCAACGTCCGGAATGGCCACCGGAAACTCGCTGCTGACCATGTGTTGCGACACAGGCGGTGCTTGACGAGGAGCGGCCGCTTTCATTCCAGTTGCTTTCACAGCCGTCGCCTTGGGAGGCGTCTGCCCGTGCGGGGCGAGTCGAAAACCGACATCACCGACCCAGAGAACATCCCCTTCGCCGATCGGAGCTTCGCTGGTCACGACAGTATCGTTCACCCGCATGCCGTTCATGCTGCCGAGATCGCGGACGACGAAACGGTCATCAATCTGGGCAATGCAGCAATGTTTGCGTGAGACTTTGCGGCTCGACGTCAGCACGATGTCGCATTCCGGTCCCCGTCCGAAGAAGAGGATGGCGCGATCGAGCACGACGGTCGGACCGCCATCCAAGGGCACCAGTACCATCTTCATAACAGGACAACCTTCCTTCAGGCCTCTCCAGAGCCGAGAGACGCGTGAACCCGCACAGCTTCATTTTAACCCTGCGAACCGGGATGCGGCATGAACGGATGGGAAAAAATCCGGGTCAATTCTGAAATCGCGAGTTCGGTGCGGGAATTTTCGCTTCAACATGGAGACCTGGAATTCGCAATCTTCCGGAACTTGCCCGATCAGCAACCTTGCTGAATCGGGATTGAGCCAAAACAATCAGCCTGCACGAGTTCGGTTTCCTGTTACGGAGAGTCCCCGGAGTGAAATTCCTGTCCCGCTGGCTGCAAACGCTCGACTGGAAAACCTCTGGAAAATGGACGGTGCTGTCCGTTCTGGTGGGGATCATCGCCGGGCTGGGGGGCATCGTCTTCCTGGTACTGGGCCAACTGGTGACCCACTACACGCTGGTCCCCATTGCCGGGTATGCCCCGCGCGACTCGGCGGGGGAATTCAGCCTGTTCCATCTCGAACATCCGCCTGAGCTGAATGCCTGGCTGATTATCCCGGTGATGATCGTCGGGGGCCTGGCATCCGGCTGGCTGGTGTACACGTTTGCTCCGGAAGCGGAAGGGCACGGGACCGATGCCGCCATCGAGGCCTTCCACCAGAAGCGGGGACTGATTCGCGCCCGCATTCCCTTTATCAAAACACTCGCCTCGGCGCTGACGCTGGGAACCGGAGGATCCGGCGGACGGGAAGGGCCCATTGCGCAGATCGGAGCGGCCTTCGGGTCGTATCTGGGAACCGTGCTGAAGCTGCCGGCGCGGGATCGCCGCATCCTGCTCGCGGCGGGAGTCGGGGCAGGCATCGGGGCGATCTTTCGAGCGCCGCTGGCTGGGGCCTTATTTGCGGCGGAGATTCTGTACAGCGAGTCGGATCTCGAAACCGACGTCATCATTCCCGCCGCGACGGCTTCGATTGTCGGCTACACGGTGTTCACGCTCTGGCTGCCTGCCGATGTGCGTCATTTGCCGCTGTTCGGCAACGGACTGAAAGGCTACGCCTGGAATTCACCGCTGGAACTCGTGCTGTACGGCGTGCTGGCGCTCATGCTGGTGCCGTGTGTGGCGTTCTATGTGAACACGTTCTACGGCACCCAGCGACTGTTCGAAAAAGTGCCGTTGCCCAAGAAATACCGGCCGGCCATCGGCGCAGGGCTGGCGGGATTGATCGGGGTCGGCCTGTTCCAACTGTGGGGACAGGACCGCGCCGCACTGGCGGTGCTGTCGACCGGCTATGGCACACTGCAGGATGCCTTATCCAACGCCGGCACGGTCGGCATCCCGCTGCTGCTCACCGTGGCTGCGGTGAAGGTGGTCACGACGTCACTCACCATCTCGTCCGGCGGATCAGGCGGGGTCTTTGGGCCGTCGATGGTGATCGGCGGTTGCATCGGCTCTGCCATCGGGCTGATTTTTCAGCACTTCTTTCCGGGGATCGTGTCTCGACCAGAAACCTTTGGCCTGGTCGGGATGGCGGGCTTTTTCTCAGGCTGTGCTCATGCTCCGTTTTCGACGATCATCATGGTCTCGGAAATCACTGGCGGCTATGGCCTGCTGCTGCCGGCCATGTGGGTGTCGACCCTGACGTTCGTCCTCTGTCGCCCCTGGAAGCTGTATTCGAAACAGGTGCCCAGCCGGCTCGAATCGCCTGCCCATCGGGGGGATTTTCTTATCGACGTGCTGGAAGGCCTGCGGGTCGACGACATCTATCATCCTCGCAACGATTTCGTCACGATCCCCGAGGGAACAAAGCTCAAGGAGATCGTGCAAAAGGTCGCTGCGACCGAGCAGCACTTCTTTCCGGTCACCGACGCCAACGGCAAAATCATCGGCATCTTTTCGGAGGACGATGTCCGCCCCTATCTGTATGACCAGACGTTGTGGACGCTGGCAAATGCCCGTGACATCATGAATCCCCGGGTGATCAGCGTCACTCCCCACGATGATCTGAACACGGCCATGCGGTGCTTCACCACGATTGCCATGGACGAAATTCCCGTGGTCGATGCGGAAGATCGCGGAAAACTGCTGGGGACATTGCGGCATCAGGAGGCGATTTCTGCATACAATCGTCGCGTGATGGAATTCAAACAGTCCGCGGCCGATCACGCTACCTGACAGTTCGTCTTCACGTATTTCCTTTGTTCGACTTCCCCTTCATTCGCCGGACTGTATGCGTCACTGGCTCTGGATCTCAGGCATTACGCTGGCCTTTCTGGCCGTGGCCTGGCTGCTGGCCGGACTGATTTCCGCGTTTGGATCGTCGCTGTTCGGCGAGTGGCAACTGGTGTTCCAGAATGCCAACGATCCCTGGCGCTGGTGGGGATTGACGGTTCTCTGCGGTGCCTGCGTCGCGACGATTGCCGTCCTCTTCACCTACGAAAGGCGGTTGATTTCCTGGCAACTTGGATTCACGCTACTCGGACTGCGGCTCGCGCTGATTCTGGTCATCTTTCTGACGCTGCTCGAGCCGGTCTGGACCTGGTCTTACGACCGCTCGCAGCCAGAACGGGTGCTGCTGGCGCTCGACGTCTCGCAAAGCATGGACACCGTCGACATGCAGGCGTCGGAACTCGAGAAGCTCCGCTGGGCCGATGCGCTCGGTCTGTTCGGCAGTGACGACGCCCAGACTCGCGCGAAAATCTGGATTGCAGACTTGAAGGCCGGCAAGGAGCCGGAATGGGTGCTGCCCGACGAAGAGACCGATCCCGCTCGGCGCGAACGGCTCGCTCAAGTCCGCAAAGAGAACCTGCAGTCGCAACTGACAGAAGTCGCCAAACTGCCCCGAATCGAAATTCTCCGTCGGGCCATCGCGGCGGTGCCCGATGCCGTGGTCGGAGCTCTATCCAAAGCGAGCGTCCTGCAACTGGCGGCATTTGCCCAGAACAGTGCGCCGATCGAATTGCGGCAGCTGCAACAACCGCTCGATCCGGCATTGCTGAACATCGACCGTACGCACTCCAATCTGGCCGACGCCGCCGAAGCAGCACACTCCGGCTCGAACGACGCCCCGCTCGCTGGAGTGATCCTGCTCAGCGATGGTCACGACACCGACACGCCGGCCACCGCTGCACTGGTCAACCGTCTGCAAGGGCTCGGAGTGCCAGTGCATACTGTCCTGGTCGGCTCCGAACAACGCCCGCGAGATCTCTCGATTCTGCATGTCGATCACCCGGAAACCGTCTTTCTCAAAGACAAGCCGTTGGTCAAAACAATTCTGCAAACGTCGGGCTTCGAAGGGGAATCGCTGACCGTCTATCTGCAATCGCTCGACTCCCCTGACGATGACCCTTTGCAGCGGACGATCAAACCAACCGGCCCTTCCACCGAAGCCGATTTCACGCTCACCGAAATGCCAGTGGGGCGGCACAAGTACCGCATCTGGACGGATGTCGCTCCGATGGAAACGCGGGACGACAACAACAGCGCCGAGTTCGCACTCAGCGTTGTGGACGACCGTGCCCGGGTGCTGGTGATCGAAGGGGAGAGCCGCTGGGAGTTCCGTTTTCTCGACGACACTCTGTCTCGCGATCCACAGGTGTCGCTCGAATGCGTGCTGTTCGAACAACCTTTCCTCGGCATTCTCAAGAAACCCTTCTTCCCAACCAAACTCGACGAACTTGGTCCCGCACCCGCCCAGGGAACGCAGTTCGCCGCCTATGACCTCGTGCTGATCGGCGATGTCTCCCCCGAAGACCTGCGGGCACAACACTGGCAGGAACTCGACCGTTATGTGCGTCAGGAGGGGGGAACGTTGATCCTCACCGCCGGCAAGCGGTTCTTCCCTTTCGCCTATCAAGGAACATTGGCTGAAGAACTGTTGCCGATTGTCGAGCCTCGTCTGCTCAAGCTCGATGAAGCCAAACAAATCGGCCCGCCGCCTGCGCGAGGGTTTCGACTGACCATCGCCGCCGATGGAGATCCGCTGCCGATGTTTCAGCTCGACGGCGACCGCGCGAAGTCGCTGCGAATCTGGTCGGAGCTGCCGGGCCACTTATGGGGAATCGTGGGAAAGGTGCGCGGCGGGGCGAGCGTGTGGGCTGCTGGACTCGCGCCAGGCGAACGGCCGACGCTCGACAGCGAACGCCAGAACGCAATCATCGCCCAGCACTATGTGGGGGCAGGGCAGGTGGTGTGGATCGGCATCGACAGCACCTGGCGCTGGCGCTATCTGGTGGGGGACGTGTACCATCACCGGTTCTGGGGACAACTCATTCGCTGGGCAGTCTCTTTCAAGGCGTCGGCCGGAAATGACTCACTGCGACTGGGACTGCGGGAAGCAGTCATCCGCGCCGGGCAGACCGCGCATGTTCAAGTCCGTATCGACGAACGCTTCCTCGCGCAGAATCCGAATCTAAAGGCGCAAGCCGTGCTGACGCGACAAGCCGCTGACCGACCCTATTCCCAGACCATCGATCTCGCCACTCGGGAAGGAAACGCCCTGTTACTGGAAAGCCAGGCCCCCGGTCTGCCGCCGGGCGAATACAAGGTGCAACTCAAACTCACCGGCGGAGAGACTCAGCAAGAGTTGCCAGAGGTGCTGCTGGTGGTCAACGCCGAACTGACGCCTGAACTGCAGGACGTCCACGCCAATCGCCCGTTGCTCGAACAAATCGCGTCGGCCACCGGCGGACAGTTCCTGCAACTGAACGAACTGCACCGCCTGCCGGAACTCTTTCAGGACGCGAACCAGACCGAACACATCCGCGAAGAAGTCCCCCTCTACAGCCACTGGCTGATCCTGATTCTCTTCAGCGGGATTGCCATGACGGAATGGGTGCTGAGGAAACTGAATGGACTGCCGTAGGGCGTAGAAACACACACAATTTCGTTGAGACACTGGTCTTGAGCCTCCAGCAGCCTCCTGAATGAGTACGATGCTGGCAGCTCAACAAGGCTTTGCTAGAATCGAGCGAATTTTCCGTTTCTCAGAAAAATGGAAAGCCTTCAGAACATGCGGTTTGCGATCAAGTGGCACAAATGAAAATCCCCACAATCTCACTCTTTGCCGGCTGCGGAGGACTCGACCTGGGCGCGGAAAAAGCAGGCGCTAAAGTCGTGTTTGCCAACGACATAAACGAAGATTCCTGTAGCACACTGAAAAAATATTTCCCTAAGATTACCGTTTTTCAAGGTGATATTTCGACGGCATCGGCCTTCCCGGACGCCGACCTGGTGATCGGAGGATATCCTTGCCAGTCATTCTCCATGGGGGGCAAACGGAATCCAGTCGCAGATAAACGAACTCAGCTTTACCAGGAGTTTGGTCGCTGCCTAAAGATAGTTAAACCTCGCTACTTCTTGGCAGAAAATGTATCTGGACTCAAGAAGCTGCAAAATGGTGAATTTCTTCAGCATCAAATTGATCTCTTCGATTCGCTCGGATACCGCCTCTCGACGAAGATGGTCAATGCATGCGATTACGGCGTACCGCAAAAAAGAAAGCGGCTGATCATCGTCGGAGTGAGAAATGATCTGCGTAAGGCTTTTTGCTTTCCGAGTGAGACCCACGGAAGAGCCACAAGAAAACACCCAGGCTTAATTCCATATACTTCGCACGGGGATGCAATCAGACATCTGCCGCTCTGGCCTGCTGGTGAATTTTACGAACGTCCCCACGACCCCGACGGCCACATGTCTTGGTATTATATGTCAAGAAACAGAAAATCAAAGTGGGACGAGCCTTCGTATACCATCGTAGCCAATTGGCGACATGTTACTCTTCATCCTGCTTGTCCAACCATGACACTCACTTGGTCAAATCTCTCGGATGGATGGAAGCAACGCTGGGACTTCAGCAAAGAATACGAACACCTAGACACAGACAGTAGCCGGCCAATTCTTTCCACTCCTAGGCGGCTATCTTGGCGGGAGTGTGCTGCCATACAGACTTTCCCGGCCGACTTCACTCCGGTGGGTAAAGTCGAGTCCATTTTCACACAAATCGGAAATGCCGTGCCTCCGCTTCTCGCAGAGACGATTCTGCGGCCGTTGCTCAACGGAGAGGGGCTCGTTCGACGGACAACTTCCAAGGA containing:
- a CDS encoding amidohydrolase family protein encodes the protein MTVIDAHQHFWQLNLPFEYEWLKSPEHAPICRDYLPDDLKPHLDRCGVKKSIFVQTQHDLAENRWALSLADHYDFLAGVVGWVDLASPQCEEQLLEFKNHPKFVGIRHITQAEPNPDFIIQPDVMRGMKVLEKHAVPFDMLFFVQHLRHAETVARQVPNLPLVIDHLAKPHIKAQQIDDWLPHLKTAAKCENVCCKLSGMVTEADWKTWKPADLQPYVDHALELFGPERCMYGSDWPVCELAGSYEQVYQATRTCLSKLSETEQAQVFGGTAQKFYELK
- a CDS encoding alkaline phosphatase family protein; this encodes MPIVFIQTSELSACALGCYGEQRTATPSFDALAAQSLVCNHFYATAWEIGQSSADQVIVINLGIPELDRESLQTAAESWLGEVADQCPGLEGSPPHPQPLSPEYRGEGSSEEQQFVEQLPVEFRHLIVAAARAIALDDALASTLDEIELDPDSDVVIVAGVSGDAGRVPDERPDWLAAVSEPVVHLPLLIHIVGQEQHVRIDELVGVDDLQRLIEMLKNEGPAAVEAWRDSLVHNELRLDSPLSKAVRTQKWLLVEKKNDPDEASAMREVRLFRKPEDVWEMLDVASQFPELIDHYLETGELPADVPFVQHASTEEP
- the bioA gene encoding adenosylmethionine--8-amino-7-oxononanoate transaminase — protein: MTVEPTHLSKPEQLRAWDNAHVWHPFTAMQAYEQEQAPIITSAEGFELIDFEGNRYLDGISSLWCNVHGHRVPEIDAAIKAQVDRVSHSTLLGLSSEPSIELARRLVERAPAGLTRVFYSDSGATAVEAALKMAFQYHRQKGNKPEQRDLFCTVGNAYHGDTIGSVSVGSMELFHRVYGPLLFRTLSCPSPQTLRRPVGFTAEGYREFCFAEVERIVAENASRLAAFIIEPLVQGAAGILVHPPGYLRHVREVTRRHGVPLIADEVAVGFGRTGTLFACEQEDVSPDLMCLAKGLTGGYLPVAATLATDEIYSAFLGDPSEGRTFFHGHTFTGNPLGCAAGLASLELFERNKVLQNVASNSLKLRERLSVLDSHPHVAQIRQKGIMVGVELVRDRETLTSFPSERRTGHQVTLAARRRGVIVRPLGDVAVLMPAPAMPGELIDRLCDVFLESIDEATLES
- a CDS encoding Hsp20/alpha crystallin family protein: MSNAPPPPEEPHPRSPEQAPERWVRTPPIDIFETDQGLVLRADLPGVTADGLELQVQDNRLTLFGRVPTPAPDGSELIHQEYHDGDFLRSFILSDDVDHERISAKLNNGVLEVLLPRIPRAQPRRISIQTQ
- a CDS encoding FHA domain-containing protein; translated protein: MKMVLVPLDGGPTVVLDRAILFFGRGPECDIVLTSSRKVSRKHCCIAQIDDRFVVRDLGSMNGMRVNDTVVTSEAPIGEGDVLWVGDVGFRLAPHGQTPPKATAVKATGMKAAAPRQAPPVSQHMVSSEFPVAIPDVDGGFSSGRTGGQQIIPDDEIVELNDSDILE
- a CDS encoding Flp family type IVb pilin; amino-acid sequence: MGAVRRFLQSEDGPTAVEYAVMMALLLMTCIVTIKSVGDATSGIWANNNTKLSEAGF
- a CDS encoding Hsp20/alpha crystallin family protein is translated as MAVFRWGNPLHSLPDLEREMDRWMKSMDLAFEGLRLGRPFPALNVYATADAYLITAELPGCDVKDLEIHVADGKLTVSGVRSPQADVPADRFRRSERASGAWERIVALPERVDEHHIGAELTNGLLRVTLPKLPATAPRHIKLNDAPASAESSANPA
- a CDS encoding DUF983 domain-containing protein yields the protein MTTTSDSETSDPPTDHQTPHPSGELMTWRALQLQCPRCGEGRLYRSFFRMEKRCQNCRLRFDRGPGYYLGAVYVNYGITSLLVTAAFVAGRFWLRIPSSQLLGPLLAFCLLFPLLIFRHARAIWLSMDCRLDPAVLNETEDSPLES
- a CDS encoding chloride channel protein, with amino-acid sequence MKFLSRWLQTLDWKTSGKWTVLSVLVGIIAGLGGIVFLVLGQLVTHYTLVPIAGYAPRDSAGEFSLFHLEHPPELNAWLIIPVMIVGGLASGWLVYTFAPEAEGHGTDAAIEAFHQKRGLIRARIPFIKTLASALTLGTGGSGGREGPIAQIGAAFGSYLGTVLKLPARDRRILLAAGVGAGIGAIFRAPLAGALFAAEILYSESDLETDVIIPAATASIVGYTVFTLWLPADVRHLPLFGNGLKGYAWNSPLELVLYGVLALMLVPCVAFYVNTFYGTQRLFEKVPLPKKYRPAIGAGLAGLIGVGLFQLWGQDRAALAVLSTGYGTLQDALSNAGTVGIPLLLTVAAVKVVTTSLTISSGGSGGVFGPSMVIGGCIGSAIGLIFQHFFPGIVSRPETFGLVGMAGFFSGCAHAPFSTIIMVSEITGGYGLLLPAMWVSTLTFVLCRPWKLYSKQVPSRLESPAHRGDFLIDVLEGLRVDDIYHPRNDFVTIPEGTKLKEIVQKVAATEQHFFPVTDANGKIIGIFSEDDVRPYLYDQTLWTLANARDIMNPRVISVTPHDDLNTAMRCFTTIAMDEIPVVDAEDRGKLLGTLRHQEAISAYNRRVMEFKQSAADHAT